ACTTCGCGATGGACTTCCTGCCCCAGCAGAACCGGCGGGTGGCCGGCGACGAGGTCGCCGAGGCGGGGGCGATCCTCGCGGGCGACCAGGACGTCGTGATCCTCGGGGGAGGCGACACAGGCTCGGACTGCATCGGCACCTCCCACCGGCAGGGCGCGCGCTCGGTCACCTCGATCGAGCTGCTGCCCCGGCCTCCCGAGGGGCGTCACGCCTCGGAGCCGTGGCCGCTCTCGAAGAAGTACTACTTCAACGTATCGAGCTCCCACGCCGAGGGCGGCGATCGCGACTACGCGATGATGACCACGAAGCTGACCGGCGAGAACGGCCGGGTGACCCAGCTCCACGGGGTCCAGGTGGAGTTCGATCGCGATCGTCTGGATCGGCCCCTGATGAACACGATGCAGGAGGTGCCGGGGAGCGAGTTCTCGATCCCCGCCACCCTCGTGCTGCTGGCGATGGGCTTCGTCCACCCGACCCACGACGGGCTGGTCGAGGGGCTGGGCGTCGATCTCGACCCCCGAGGCAACGTTGCCGCCGACACGAAGCGGTTCGAGACCAGCGAGCCGGGCGTCTTCGCCGCCGGGGACTGCCGACGCGGTCAGTCCCTCGTGGTCTGGGCGCAGTGGGAGGGCCGCGAGGCCGCGCGCTGCGTCGACGCGTACCTGCAGGGAAATAGTCGGCTGCAGTCGCGCAACACCTACGTCTAGCGGCGCCCGTCGGCGCGCGATTCTGCAACGCCGTTTTCCGTCGGAAGGCGTATGTCTTCGCGCCGAGTCGCTTGACGCCCGTCAACGAGAGTCGTTACGATTCCTCTCGACGATGGGGGGGGCCGCCATTTCGCACACCGACACCGCGATCGTCCATGGCAATGGCAGCGTTCCGGCCGAATCCCACACTGTGGAGAGTCGCCGGACCGCAAACGAAAACCGTGCTTCTGCATCCCGCGCCAGTGCGTCGGGGGCCAGCGGGCCCTATGACTGGGACCGGCTCGAGCGCGCCGTCACTGCCCTGGTTGCCGAGCAAGGGCGACTCCAGGAGGAGGCGCGTGAGCTGCGCAAGCAGGTCAGCGAGCGCAACGACCGGGTGCGCCAGCTCGAGGCCCAGCTGCTCGAGGCGAACCAGCGACGCCAAGACACGGGGAAGCAGCTCGACGAGTTGATCGCTCAGCTCGATCAGCTCGACGCCCAGCTCGCGAGCGCAGAGGCGACGAAGTGAGCGCGAAGCGCACGGTCGCCGTGCGGATTCGCGGCAAGGATTTCCGGGTCAAGAGCGACGAGCCGGCCGAGCAGCTCGCGCGGATCGCCGAGACGGTCGACGCAACGATGGCGCGCGTGGAGAAGCGCACCGGTACCGTCGATTCCTACGATGTGGCGATGCTGACCGCGCTGAACCTCGCGCGGGAAGTGGTCAGTCTGCAGGAAGACCAGCTGTGCGCCGAAGCCAGCCAGCTCCGCAGCCTCATCGAGCTCGCCGAATCGGCTCTTCCCGCGTCGCGCTAGCGACGCATTGAGCGAGAGTCTCCAGGACGCGAAGCGCGATCTGCGTCGTGAGTTCCGGGCGCGAAGGCGCGCCGTTCCCGACGCGGCCGCGGCAGCGGCGGGATCGGCACTGGCGCGCTTCGCCTGCGCGGATCCCCGGGTAGGCGCCACGTCTCGGGTGGGGTTGTACGCCGATGGCGATGGAGAAGTTCCGACCCAGCCGCTCTTCGCCGCGCTGATCGAGGTGGGCATCGGGTGCCTCTTTCCACGCGTGCAGGGGCACCGGCTCGATTGGGTGCGGGTCGAGCGCTG
The DNA window shown above is from Myxococcota bacterium and carries:
- a CDS encoding cell division protein ZapA — protein: MSAKRTVAVRIRGKDFRVKSDEPAEQLARIAETVDATMARVEKRTGTVDSYDVAMLTALNLAREVVSLQEDQLCAEASQLRSLIELAESALPASR